The Toxotes jaculatrix isolate fToxJac2 chromosome 21, fToxJac2.pri, whole genome shotgun sequence genome includes a region encoding these proteins:
- the ntn2 gene encoding netrin 2, translating into MREPWRCLLGLCLLACSVSTHSATNPFAGQQTHLDPCYDDTGAARRCIPEFINAAFGKEVTVSSVCGRPPSRSCSVVERGDDRPSIRTCQICDAADPRRAHPASYLTDLNSAHNLTCWQSENLNTSPYNVTLTLSLGKKFEITYVSLQFCSPRPESLAIYKSMDYGKTWMPYQFYSSQCRRMYNRPNKATITKQNEQEALCTDGHTDLYPLSGGLIAFSTLDGRPSGKDFDNSPVLQDWVTVTDIRVVFNRPQLPRELGVGAGSNSGGRDDDPMAVTSTLPTYFYAVGDFQVGGRCKCNGHASRCLKDKEGKLVCDCKHNTEGPECDRCKPFHYDRPWQRANAREANECLPCNCNLHARRCRFNMELYKLSGRKSGGVCMNCRHNTAGRHCHYCKEGFYRDMARPISHRRACKACDCHPVGAAGKTCNQTTGQCPCKDGVTGITCNRCAKGYQQSRSPVAPCIKIPVIDPTAVVSSTEEPADCESYCKPVKGNLKINMKKYCKKDYAVQVNVLDMETVGDWAKFSVSVVSVYKSRGEPLKRGDNILWVHMKDLACKCPKIQMSKRFLVMGGSDGGTGPGSGPGVGPGGGAVGAGAERVGLVADKNSLVIQWRDIWTRRLRKFQRKEKKGKCSKA; encoded by the exons ATGAGGGAACCCTGGAGGTGCCTGCTGGGCCTGTGCCTCCTGGCATGCTCAGTCTCCACCCACAGTGCCACCAACCCCTTCGCGGGGCAACAGACCCATCTAGATCCTTGCTATGACGACACAGGTGCAGCCCGCCGCTGTATCCCCGAGTTTATCAATGCTGCCTTTGGAAAGGAGGTGACGGTGTCCAGCGTCTGTGGCCGGCCTCCGTCCCGCTCCTGTAGCGTGGTGGAGCGGGGCGATGATCGGCCCTCAATACGTACATGTCAAATCTGTGATGCAGCTGACCCTCGCCGTGCCCACCCTGCTTCCTACCTCACCGACCTCAACTCGGCCCACAACCTCACCTGCTGGCAGTCAGAGAATCTGAACACCTCTCCGTACAATGTGACTCTGACCCTTTCATTGGGTAAAAAGTTTGAGATCACCTATGTCAGCCTGCAGTTCTGTTCACCACGACCCGAGTCCCTGGCCATatacaaaagcatggactatgGCAAGACCTGGATGCCCTATCAGTTCTACTCCTCACAGTGCAGGCGTATGTACAATCGGCCCAACAAAGCAACCATTACCAAGCAGAACGAGCAGGAGGCTCTGTGCACAGATGGCCACACTGACCTCTACCCGCTTTCTGGAGGACTCATTGCTTTCAGCACACTAGACGGACGGCCCTCTGGTAAAGACTTTGACAACAGCCCCGTCCTTCAGGACTGGGTGACTGTCACAGATATCCGTGTGGTCTTCAACCGGCCCCAGCTACCACGGGAGCTGGGAGTCGGGGCTGGAAGCAACAGCGGAGGGAGGGACGATGACCCCATGGCAGTGACATCAACACTGCCAACTTATTTCTATGCAGTGGGAGACTTCCAGGTGGGCGGGAGGTGTAAATGCAATGGACATGCCTCACGCTGTCTGAAAGACAAGGAAGGCAAACTGGTGTGTGACTGCAAGCACAACACAGAGGGCCCTGAATGTGACCGCTGCAAGCCCTTTCACTATGACCGACCATGGCAGAGGGCCAATGCCCGCGAGGCCAATGAGTGTCTGC CGTGTAACTGTAACCTACACGCCCGTCGCTGTCGCTTCAACATGGAGTTGTACAAACTGTCAGGGAGGAAGAGCGGAGGAGTCTGCATGAACTGCCGCCACAACACCGCAGGACGCCACTGCCACTACTGTAAGGAGGGCTTTTACAGAGACATGGCCAGACCGATCAGTCACCGACGAGCCTGCAAAG CCTGTGACTGCCACCCTGTGGGCGCAGCGGGCAAGACGTGCAACCAGACCACAGGCCAGTGCCCCTGCAAGGACGGCGTCACCGGCATCACCTGCAACCGCTGCGCCAAGGGCTACCAACAGAGCCGCTCTCCTGTGGCCCCCTGCATCA aaatCCCAGTGATTGACCCCACAGCTGTAGTGAGCAGCACAGAAGAACCAGCAG attgtGAGTCATATTGTAAACCGGTGAAGGGCAACCTGAAGATCAACATGAAGAAATATTGCAAGAAGGATTATG CGGTACAAGTGAACGTACTGGACATGGAGACGGTGGGGGACTGGGCCAAATTCTCAGTTAGTGTGGTGTCTGTGTACAAGAGCCGTGGCGAGCCTTTGAAGAGAGGCGACAACATCCTGTGGGTACACATGAAGGACCTAGCCTGCAAATGTCCGAAGATCCAGATGAGCAAACGATTCTTGGTGATGGGGGGCAGTGACGGCGGAACGGGCCCAGGGTCGGGCCCGGGGGTCGGACCCGGGGGTGGAGCCGTCGGTGCAGGGGCGGAGCGTGTGGGCCTGGTGGCTGATAAAAACAGCCTGGTGATCCAGTGGAGGGACATTTGGACGAGACGTCTGAGGAAGTTCCAGCgcaaagagaagaaggggaagtgcagcaaagcatga